One region of Elusimicrobiota bacterium genomic DNA includes:
- the ettA_2 gene encoding Energy-dependent translational throttle protein EttA — translation MADCNKAKGKSVTMRYQIAKGVFMSKDFVFTMVKVGKIYPPKKQVLKDINLSFYYGAKIGVLGLNGAGKSTLLKIMAGVEKDFIGEAFPGNKISVGYLPQEPQLDENLTVKENVAQGLKHITDLIQQYEDISGKFTENMDADAMDKLLNRQAALQEQIEAVNGWELDRTLDIAMDALRLPPGDSQVAHLSGGEKRRVALCRLLLQSPDLLLLDEPTNHLDAESVAWLENFLKNYKGTIVAVTHDRYFLDNIAEWILELDRGEGIPFKGNYSSWLEQKSKRLAMEEKTESQRQKTLERELEWIRMGTKGRQAKGKARVARYQELLEQDPIKVAENLEIYIPPGPRLGDVVVEAKDLGMAFGDDILFENVNFTVPPGAMVGIIGANGAGKTTLFKLITGKLKPTQGSLRLGDTVKISHVDQSRDSLNDEKTVWEEISGGLDVITLGKKEINSRAYCARFNFSGQDQQKRVGSLSGGERNRVHLAKQLQSGGNLLLLDEPSNDLDVNTLRALEDAIVEFAGCTIVISHDRWFLDRIATHILAFEGDSKVVWSEGNFQDYEAKRVERLGAAAVQPHRIRYKKLTH, via the coding sequence GTGGCCGATTGTAACAAAGCGAAAGGCAAGTCTGTTACAATGCGCTATCAAATTGCCAAAGGAGTTTTTATGTCGAAGGATTTCGTATTCACAATGGTCAAGGTGGGGAAAATTTATCCCCCCAAAAAACAGGTTCTCAAAGATATCAACCTCTCTTTTTACTATGGCGCAAAAATAGGCGTTCTGGGACTCAATGGCGCCGGCAAAAGCACACTGCTCAAAATTATGGCGGGAGTGGAAAAAGATTTTATTGGTGAAGCTTTTCCTGGGAATAAAATATCGGTGGGATACCTTCCCCAAGAACCCCAGCTGGACGAGAACCTCACTGTTAAAGAAAATGTGGCGCAGGGCCTTAAACACATCACCGATCTCATCCAACAATATGAAGATATCAGCGGTAAATTCACTGAGAACATGGACGCAGACGCGATGGACAAATTGCTCAACCGTCAAGCCGCGCTTCAGGAGCAAATTGAAGCCGTCAATGGCTGGGAATTGGACCGCACACTGGACATCGCCATGGACGCGTTGCGGCTTCCCCCTGGGGACTCGCAAGTTGCTCATCTTTCTGGTGGTGAAAAACGCCGGGTTGCGCTCTGCCGCTTGCTTCTTCAATCCCCCGATCTTTTGCTCCTAGACGAGCCCACCAACCATTTGGACGCGGAAAGCGTGGCCTGGCTGGAGAATTTTCTTAAGAATTATAAAGGGACGATTGTGGCTGTGACTCACGACCGATACTTTCTAGACAATATCGCCGAATGGATTTTAGAACTCGACCGAGGAGAAGGTATTCCGTTTAAGGGCAACTATTCCTCCTGGCTGGAACAAAAATCTAAACGGTTGGCCATGGAAGAAAAAACAGAAAGTCAACGCCAAAAAACTCTTGAACGCGAACTGGAATGGATTCGAATGGGAACCAAAGGTCGACAAGCCAAAGGCAAGGCCCGGGTGGCTCGATATCAAGAACTCCTGGAGCAAGATCCGATTAAGGTGGCTGAAAATTTAGAAATTTATATTCCGCCCGGACCACGTCTGGGTGATGTGGTGGTGGAAGCCAAAGATTTGGGAATGGCCTTCGGAGACGACATCCTCTTTGAAAATGTGAATTTCACCGTTCCTCCCGGTGCGATGGTGGGAATAATAGGAGCCAATGGAGCAGGGAAAACCACTCTTTTTAAGCTCATCACGGGAAAACTAAAGCCCACACAAGGGTCGCTGAGACTCGGAGACACCGTAAAGATTTCCCACGTTGACCAATCTCGCGACAGCTTGAATGATGAAAAAACGGTGTGGGAAGAAATATCAGGGGGCCTTGATGTCATCACGTTGGGGAAAAAAGAAATCAACTCTCGCGCCTACTGCGCGCGTTTCAACTTCTCCGGCCAAGATCAACAAAAACGGGTGGGCAGCCTCTCCGGTGGAGAACGAAACCGAGTGCATTTGGCCAAACAATTACAATCGGGAGGCAACTTGCTTCTCTTAGACGAACCCTCCAATGACTTGGATGTAAACACACTCCGCGCCTTGGAAGATGCCATTGTTGAATTCGCCGGATGCACCATCGTCATCAGCCACGACCGATGGTTCCTTGATCGAATCGCCACACACATTTTGGCTTTTGAGGGCGACAGTAAAGTGGTGTGGAGCGAGGGTAATTTCCAAGATTATGAAGCCAAACGAGTTGAACGGTTGGGCGCGGCGGCTGTTCAACCTCATCGCATTCGGTACAAGAAACTGACTCATTAA
- the icd gene encoding Isocitrate dehydrogenase [NADP] → MSFKTTKDGKKRVTLIPGDGIGPEVVESAVKIIAAAGVKIEWDRHDAGEKVFKQGLPSGVPQDTIESIRDTRVVLKGPLGTPVGYGEKSANVTLRKLFETYGNLRPVREIPGVKTPYSGRGIDLIMVRENVEDLYAGIEHMQTPGVAQCLKLISRKGCEKIVRLGFEVARAEGRKKVHCATKANIMKMTEGTLKRTFEAVAKEYPEIEANHIIVDNCAHQLAMRPEMFDVIVTTNMNGDILSDLTSGQIGGLGFAPSANIGSDVAIFEAVHGSAPKYAGKNVINPTALILTSVMLLRHLQEFEAAACIENAVLYTIEQGKVMTRDVVGDARASSTTAYTDEIIKNLGQKPSKIHVRDYKPLKLPVVSPAADFVKPSKRRDIGVDIFIETHIVADQLGKTLEKMAEGSGLKLKAISNRGTKVYLPTGAITDCVDHYVCRFVMTSPEAEVTDPQIASLVQKIGAQFRWMHIEKLAEFDGAPGFTKSQGED, encoded by the coding sequence ATGAGTTTCAAAACCACGAAAGACGGAAAGAAGCGAGTCACACTCATACCTGGCGACGGTATCGGCCCTGAAGTTGTTGAGTCTGCCGTAAAAATTATCGCCGCAGCCGGCGTTAAAATTGAATGGGATCGTCATGATGCGGGAGAAAAGGTTTTTAAGCAGGGCCTCCCCTCCGGAGTTCCACAAGACACCATCGAATCTATTCGTGATACGCGTGTGGTTTTGAAGGGTCCTTTGGGCACACCGGTCGGGTATGGCGAAAAAAGTGCCAACGTTACCCTTCGCAAGTTGTTTGAAACCTATGGCAATCTTCGGCCTGTCAGAGAAATTCCTGGCGTTAAAACCCCTTACAGTGGACGAGGGATTGACCTGATCATGGTTCGCGAAAACGTGGAGGATCTCTACGCGGGGATTGAACATATGCAAACGCCTGGCGTGGCGCAATGTCTGAAACTTATTTCCCGTAAGGGGTGTGAAAAAATTGTTCGATTGGGTTTTGAAGTGGCTCGCGCCGAAGGCCGCAAGAAGGTTCATTGCGCCACCAAGGCCAACATCATGAAGATGACGGAAGGCACCCTCAAGAGAACGTTTGAAGCGGTGGCCAAAGAATATCCTGAGATTGAGGCCAATCACATCATTGTGGACAATTGCGCTCATCAGCTGGCGATGCGGCCTGAAATGTTTGACGTGATTGTGACCACCAATATGAATGGCGACATCCTCAGTGATTTAACCTCGGGCCAAATCGGCGGTCTTGGGTTCGCACCCTCCGCCAATATCGGGAGCGATGTGGCGATTTTTGAAGCTGTTCATGGATCGGCTCCTAAGTATGCTGGAAAGAATGTCATCAATCCCACGGCTCTCATTTTGACGTCGGTGATGTTACTGCGACATCTTCAGGAGTTTGAGGCGGCCGCGTGTATTGAAAACGCGGTCCTCTATACCATCGAACAGGGGAAAGTGATGACGCGAGACGTGGTCGGTGATGCCAGAGCTTCTTCCACCACAGCTTATACAGACGAAATCATAAAGAACCTTGGTCAAAAGCCGTCTAAGATTCATGTGCGTGATTACAAACCCTTAAAGCTGCCGGTTGTGTCACCGGCGGCGGATTTTGTTAAGCCCTCCAAACGTCGCGATATCGGCGTGGATATTTTTATTGAAACCCATATCGTGGCCGATCAACTGGGGAAAACATTGGAAAAAATGGCGGAGGGAAGCGGCCTTAAACTCAAAGCCATATCCAATCGCGGCACCAAGGTCTATTTACCGACGGGAGCCATCACCGATTGCGTTGATCATTATGTGTGCCGGTTTGTGATGACGTCGCCCGAAGCGGAAGTGACGGATCCTCAAATTGCGAGTTTGGTTCAAAAAATCGGCGCTCAATTCCGCTGGATGCACATCGAAAAACTAGCCGAATTCGACGGCGCCCCTGGCTTCACCAAGTCCCAAGGCGAAGACTGA
- the msrA gene encoding Peptide methionine sulfoxide reductase MsrA translates to MNRFLLILLTLMIGPVKFMDANCQTPEETSKSQKTEVATFAGGCFWCMEPPYEKKKGVIEALSGYIGGHKDNPTYEEVCSGKTGHAEAVQVTYDPAQISYAELLDIFWRNIDPTQVDGQFVDHGNQYRSEIFFHNEEQRKLAEESKKKLAASGRFKKPIVTKITPASKFYPAEEYHQDFYCKNPPRYHGYRQGSGRDAFIEKVWGSNK, encoded by the coding sequence ATGAACAGATTTCTTTTAATTTTGTTAACCCTCATGATAGGACCGGTGAAATTTATGGACGCGAATTGCCAAACCCCAGAGGAGACCTCAAAATCACAAAAAACAGAGGTCGCCACCTTTGCTGGGGGTTGTTTCTGGTGTATGGAACCTCCTTATGAAAAGAAAAAAGGGGTCATTGAAGCGCTCTCAGGGTACATCGGAGGCCACAAAGACAATCCCACCTATGAAGAGGTTTGTTCGGGAAAAACTGGTCACGCGGAGGCGGTGCAAGTGACCTATGATCCTGCTCAGATTAGCTATGCGGAACTCCTCGATATTTTTTGGCGGAATATCGACCCCACTCAGGTGGATGGTCAATTTGTAGACCATGGAAATCAATACCGATCAGAAATTTTTTTCCACAATGAAGAGCAACGGAAATTGGCTGAAGAGTCAAAAAAGAAACTTGCCGCTTCAGGACGCTTTAAGAAGCCGATTGTTACGAAAATTACTCCCGCTTCGAAATTTTATCCTGCGGAAGAATACCATCAGGATTTTTATTGCAAAAATCCACCTCGTTATCATGGGTACCGTCAGGGTTCCGGCCGAGACGCCTTTATTGAAAAGGTGTGGGGTTCCAACAAATAA
- the prfC gene encoding Peptide chain release factor 3 — protein MKNEIARRRTFAIISHPDAGKTTLTEKFLLYGGAVQLAGSVTARKNQRESTSDWMELERKRGISVSSTVLQFDYNGFRVNLLDTPGHRDFSEDTYRVLTAVDAVVMVIDAAKGIEAQTRKLFEVCRQRHVPIFTFMNKCDRPMREPLALLDELESVLKIHAFPMSWPLGDGPYFRGVYERQKKEVHLFERVVGGMYRAPVQVHDLSDAAVREKLDDLTYGKVTEELEMLEAAGTVFDGAAVLRGEVTPVFFGSASNNFGVQMLLDGFLALSTPPVARKSTLGEVPLDGPFSGFIFKIQGNMDPRHRDRIAFMRICSGKFTRDMLVFHSRSGKKMKLSNSHKLFGRDREIVEEAYPGDIVGLVGYDEFGVGDTLTEDPTIVYNEIPRFPSECFAFIHNPSPAKFKPFRKGLDQLLTEGIVQMLYLKNSPKQAPLLAAVGQLQFEVVQYRLESEYGAESRLERTNYQLFRWIDAKTDPKVLSEMRLPPGAALVEDMAGQTGILFDAEWALKYFRENNPGVVLHDTADLTQLITK, from the coding sequence ATGAAAAACGAAATTGCGAGGCGGCGGACTTTCGCCATTATCTCTCATCCCGATGCCGGAAAAACCACGCTTACGGAAAAATTCTTGCTTTATGGGGGCGCTGTGCAACTGGCGGGATCGGTGACAGCGCGCAAAAACCAACGAGAATCAACATCCGACTGGATGGAACTCGAGCGCAAGCGCGGTATCTCGGTGAGTTCAACGGTGTTGCAGTTTGATTACAACGGGTTTCGAGTAAATTTATTGGATACACCGGGTCACCGCGATTTTTCAGAAGACACCTATCGGGTTTTAACGGCGGTGGATGCTGTGGTGATGGTGATTGATGCGGCGAAAGGCATCGAAGCGCAGACACGTAAACTCTTTGAGGTTTGCCGTCAACGTCATGTGCCGATTTTTACCTTCATGAACAAATGCGATCGACCCATGAGAGAACCTTTGGCCTTGTTGGACGAGTTGGAAAGTGTTTTAAAAATTCATGCTTTTCCCATGAGTTGGCCTCTTGGTGACGGACCCTATTTCCGTGGAGTATACGAACGGCAAAAAAAAGAAGTTCATTTGTTTGAGCGGGTGGTGGGGGGGATGTACCGCGCGCCCGTTCAAGTCCATGATTTGTCCGATGCCGCAGTACGCGAGAAGTTGGACGATTTGACCTATGGCAAAGTTACTGAGGAACTGGAAATGTTGGAGGCCGCAGGAACGGTCTTTGACGGAGCTGCCGTTTTGCGAGGGGAAGTGACACCGGTTTTTTTTGGAAGTGCCTCCAATAATTTTGGCGTCCAAATGTTGCTGGATGGTTTTCTTGCGCTTTCCACGCCCCCCGTTGCGCGAAAATCCACATTGGGTGAAGTTCCATTGGACGGTCCCTTTTCTGGATTCATTTTCAAAATTCAAGGCAACATGGATCCCCGGCATCGAGACCGTATCGCGTTTATGCGGATATGTTCTGGAAAGTTCACTCGGGATATGTTGGTGTTCCATTCAAGGTCAGGAAAAAAAATGAAGTTGTCCAATTCACACAAGCTTTTTGGGCGCGATCGGGAAATCGTGGAGGAGGCCTATCCGGGCGATATTGTGGGTTTGGTTGGGTACGATGAGTTTGGCGTTGGGGACACCTTAACGGAAGATCCAACAATTGTTTACAATGAAATTCCTCGATTTCCCTCCGAATGTTTTGCTTTTATACACAATCCCAGTCCCGCTAAGTTTAAACCGTTCCGGAAAGGATTGGACCAATTGTTGACGGAAGGAATTGTCCAAATGCTTTATCTGAAGAACTCGCCGAAACAAGCACCGCTTTTGGCGGCTGTAGGACAACTTCAGTTTGAAGTGGTTCAATATCGATTGGAAAGTGAATATGGCGCTGAATCGAGGCTTGAACGGACAAACTATCAATTGTTTCGTTGGATCGATGCTAAAACGGATCCCAAGGTTCTTAGCGAGATGAGATTACCGCCCGGCGCGGCTTTGGTTGAAGACATGGCAGGTCAAACGGGCATTCTTTTTGATGCTGAATGGGCGCTGAAATATTTCAGAGAAAACAACCCCGGTGTTGTCCTCCACGACACCGCTGATTTGACTCAATTAATAACGAAATAG
- the otsB gene encoding Trehalose-phosphate phosphatase → MREVFAHWKFIHQALHQAKETLFLFDFDGTLSRIVQHPSAARMSKEVKPLLRKLSKKKGIKVGVISGRSLSDIKKKVGMKDLIYAGNHGFEAEGNDFRFIHPHASSMKSELNQIVSEATSLLRGMKGIHIENKEMTASIHYRNISPFSLRRFLSFMNRFQSRCESRGFFLRAGKKVFEILPELKWNKGMFVRLLEKKFGYPLIVYIGDDTTDEDAFRAIKKRGISIRIGAIKGSAASYFLPLQSDIALFLRRVIES, encoded by the coding sequence ATGAGGGAGGTGTTTGCGCATTGGAAATTCATACATCAAGCCCTTCACCAAGCGAAGGAAACCCTTTTCTTGTTTGATTTTGACGGGACTTTATCCAGAATCGTTCAACACCCGAGCGCGGCTAGAATGAGTAAAGAAGTCAAACCCTTGCTGAGAAAACTGTCGAAGAAAAAGGGGATAAAGGTGGGAGTGATTTCTGGTCGATCCTTATCCGATATTAAAAAAAAAGTAGGAATGAAAGACCTGATCTATGCGGGTAATCATGGTTTTGAGGCGGAAGGAAATGATTTTCGATTTATTCACCCACACGCCTCATCTATGAAATCTGAACTTAATCAAATTGTTTCTGAGGCAACTTCACTTCTGAGAGGAATGAAAGGAATTCATATAGAAAACAAGGAAATGACGGCGAGTATTCATTATCGAAATATTTCTCCCTTCTCTCTTCGTCGGTTCCTTTCATTTATGAACCGATTTCAATCCCGATGTGAAAGCAGAGGTTTTTTTCTGAGGGCCGGGAAAAAAGTCTTCGAGATTCTTCCCGAACTGAAATGGAACAAAGGAATGTTTGTTCGTTTGTTAGAAAAGAAATTTGGATATCCCCTGATTGTTTATATTGGTGATGACACAACGGACGAAGATGCCTTTCGTGCAATAAAAAAAAGGGGGATTTCTATCCGCATAGGAGCAATAAAGGGATCGGCAGCTTCCTATTTCTTGCCATTACAATCGGACATAGCCCTTTTTTTAAGGAGAGTAATTGAGTCATGA
- the treT gene encoding Trehalose synthase, which produces MHLDEYSPIVGQSTIDDIKLIAKPLQDRLVRNINSTAVGGGVAEILSRMVPLLKELGVNAQWDVIKGGEQFFAVTKKIHNALHGAPVEFSENDKQVYWQAQEINGQQMDLNADIVFIHDPQPAGLIRKRAEHGARWIWRCHIDISERNQDVWDFLEPLINNFDSSVFSAPSFAQKLNIPQVMITPSIDPLSDKNKDLPQEFIDSVLERFQIAKDKPLVTQVSRFDRLKDPLGVVEAYRKVKPYFDCQLLLVGGAASDDPEGAAVLEEVRNRAEGDSDIHILELPPTSHLEINALQRASDVILQKSLKEGFGLTVSEALWKGKPVIAGAVGGIPLQITHKYSGILTHSVDGTAYWLKQLLQSPDFSRKLGENGKEHVRDNFLLTRHLKDYLLLFLSLEHAGKDVVYLN; this is translated from the coding sequence ATGCATCTTGACGAGTACTCCCCCATTGTCGGGCAGTCCACTATCGATGACATAAAATTGATTGCGAAACCGTTACAAGATCGATTGGTTAGAAATATCAACTCGACCGCGGTGGGCGGCGGCGTTGCCGAGATCCTGAGCCGGATGGTTCCTTTGCTCAAGGAATTGGGCGTGAACGCTCAATGGGATGTGATTAAAGGCGGCGAACAGTTCTTTGCTGTAACCAAAAAAATTCACAACGCCCTGCACGGAGCCCCTGTTGAATTTTCAGAAAATGACAAGCAAGTTTATTGGCAAGCCCAGGAGATAAACGGTCAGCAGATGGATTTAAACGCTGACATCGTTTTTATTCATGATCCGCAACCGGCCGGTCTTATTCGGAAACGAGCAGAGCATGGTGCTCGGTGGATTTGGCGGTGTCACATTGATATCTCGGAACGAAATCAGGATGTATGGGATTTCTTGGAGCCCCTCATTAACAACTTTGATTCCAGTGTGTTTTCCGCTCCCAGCTTTGCCCAAAAATTAAATATTCCACAGGTCATGATTACCCCTTCAATTGATCCTCTAAGTGATAAAAATAAAGATTTACCACAGGAATTTATCGATTCAGTTTTGGAGAGATTTCAAATTGCAAAGGACAAGCCATTGGTCACTCAAGTTTCGCGATTTGATCGTTTGAAAGATCCTTTGGGTGTGGTGGAGGCCTACCGGAAGGTTAAACCTTATTTTGATTGTCAGCTCCTTTTGGTGGGGGGAGCCGCTTCCGATGACCCGGAAGGGGCGGCTGTTCTTGAGGAGGTTCGAAATCGCGCAGAGGGGGACTCCGACATACACATATTGGAGTTGCCCCCGACAAGCCATTTGGAGATCAACGCTCTTCAACGGGCCAGTGATGTCATCCTCCAAAAGTCTCTCAAGGAAGGATTCGGCTTAACGGTCTCGGAAGCCTTGTGGAAAGGGAAACCAGTTATTGCAGGAGCTGTGGGAGGAATTCCGCTTCAAATTACTCATAAATACTCCGGCATATTAACGCATTCCGTGGATGGTACGGCCTACTGGCTCAAGCAACTATTGCAGTCTCCCGATTTCTCTAGAAAATTGGGCGAAAACGGCAAAGAACATGTTCGAGATAATTTCCTTTTGACACGGCATTTGAAAGATTATCTTCTTCTTTTTCTTTCGCTTGAGCATGCTGGAAAAGACGTCGTCTATCTGAATTGA
- the disA gene encoding DNA integrity scanning protein DisA, whose product MEHFIKSIGLSGLIDIVVMSVLVYSLIVWFRRSKAVFVLIGLFIVGVVYNAAREFNMQLLATVFQGFFTVILIAIIVIFQEEIKHMFERVALWSLNRGRTRQQVLNLSRQEVQILVRAIKDLADAKIGALIVLRGQDPIVRHINGGWDLNGELSEPVLKSLFDPHSMGHDGAMIIEGNRILHFGCHLPLSKDLDKIPARGTRHAAALGLAELTDALCIVVSEERGTVSIAHKGEIEVIDDHERLNLVLERFYDESSPARSEKKMWDFLIKNLKEKVVAILLTIGLWFFYVHEGRLTYQAYRVPVEYTNLPNDLEVSEIIPPEIEVTLSGPRRHFFFMSKKRIRLVLNMVNQEEGFIIKPIQKSNLATPPQLSVEGTAPTKVKLVLRTKVSKN is encoded by the coding sequence ATGGAACACTTCATCAAATCCATAGGCCTTTCAGGTCTGATCGACATTGTCGTGATGTCGGTATTGGTTTATTCGTTGATCGTTTGGTTCAGACGTTCCAAAGCCGTTTTTGTGTTGATCGGTCTCTTTATCGTAGGCGTTGTTTACAATGCCGCTCGGGAATTTAACATGCAATTATTGGCCACTGTTTTCCAAGGCTTCTTCACAGTCATCCTCATCGCCATCATCGTTATTTTCCAAGAAGAAATTAAACACATGTTTGAACGGGTGGCCCTCTGGAGCCTCAACCGCGGCCGAACCCGACAACAAGTTTTAAATCTCTCTCGTCAAGAAGTTCAGATCCTGGTCCGCGCCATCAAAGACCTGGCGGACGCGAAAATCGGCGCATTGATTGTTCTTCGTGGACAAGACCCCATCGTTCGACATATCAATGGAGGCTGGGATTTAAATGGGGAACTCAGTGAGCCGGTATTAAAAAGTCTTTTCGATCCTCATTCCATGGGTCATGACGGAGCCATGATCATCGAGGGGAACAGAATTCTTCATTTTGGTTGCCATTTGCCTCTCTCAAAAGATCTCGACAAAATCCCGGCGAGAGGAACTCGCCACGCGGCCGCGTTGGGCTTGGCTGAACTGACCGATGCGCTGTGTATTGTTGTTTCAGAGGAGAGGGGAACAGTCTCCATCGCTCACAAAGGAGAAATAGAAGTCATTGATGACCACGAACGGTTAAACCTCGTTCTCGAACGTTTCTATGACGAATCCAGCCCCGCTCGATCTGAAAAAAAGATGTGGGATTTTCTCATAAAAAATCTAAAAGAAAAGGTTGTCGCCATTCTCTTAACAATAGGCCTGTGGTTTTTTTATGTGCATGAAGGCCGGTTAACCTATCAAGCTTATCGCGTGCCCGTTGAATACACGAATTTACCAAACGATCTGGAGGTGTCTGAAATAATTCCCCCAGAAATCGAAGTGACACTGTCCGGCCCTCGTCGCCATTTCTTTTTTATGTCCAAAAAAAGAATTCGGTTGGTTTTAAACATGGTCAATCAAGAAGAGGGCTTTATTATTAAACCCATTCAAAAATCAAATCTTGCGACCCCCCCTCAACTCTCAGTGGAAGGAACCGCCCCCACGAAGGTCAAATTGGTGTTAAGAACCAAGGTTTCGAAAAATTAA
- the purE gene encoding N5-carboxyaminoimidazole ribonucleotide mutase: MKKALVAVIMGSTSDWETMQNTSEVLKKFGIPHEKQVVSAHRTPHWLADYVSKAEARGIEVIIAGAGGAAHLPGMSAAYTCLPVLGVPVESRALKGMDSLLSIVQMPAGIPVGTLAIGSAGAANAGYLAVNILAINRPDLKLKLKRFRREQTEKVLKAKLP; this comes from the coding sequence ATGAAGAAAGCGCTGGTGGCAGTCATTATGGGAAGTACCTCTGATTGGGAAACGATGCAAAATACCTCTGAAGTTCTTAAAAAATTTGGAATTCCCCATGAAAAACAAGTGGTATCAGCCCATCGAACGCCGCATTGGCTGGCCGATTACGTATCGAAAGCGGAAGCTCGGGGAATTGAAGTGATTATTGCTGGCGCGGGTGGCGCGGCTCATTTGCCTGGGATGTCGGCGGCCTACACCTGCTTGCCGGTCTTGGGCGTTCCTGTTGAAAGTCGAGCTCTTAAGGGAATGGATTCGCTTCTCTCCATTGTCCAAATGCCGGCGGGAATTCCTGTGGGAACATTGGCCATTGGTTCAGCAGGGGCTGCCAATGCCGGTTATTTGGCCGTCAATATTTTGGCGATCAACCGCCCCGATCTAAAGCTCAAACTAAAACGTTTTCGCCGAGAGCAGACGGAAAAAGTTTTAAAAGCGAAACTCCCTTGA
- the purK gene encoding N5-carboxyaminoimidazole ribonucleotide synthase produces MTQSPSSRPLLPGSTIGVLGSGQLGRMFAIAARQMGYRVHTFSPDTDTPAGQVSDKEWKASYDNHKLLTQFSKSVDVVTFEFENIPVSSVQVVAQHTRVHPKAQVLYISQNRWREKNYLASHGFPVAPFQKVGSLGELTNAIKKIGFPCVLKTAGFGYDGKGQRKVGTWAEAETAFKSFNGAEAILEGFVSFEKELSIIAVRGSDGAVDDFGVMENIHRQHILDMTLSPARVSPSVEKRACRMAQKILKSLDVVGVMCVEMFLEKSGKLIVNELAPRPHNSGHLTINAFQTSQFEQQLRAVCGLPLGSTERLAPAVMVNLLGNEWLKREPHWERALRVPGVHLHLYGKDQARAGRKMGHITATGHSLQMAQRAALAARRAL; encoded by the coding sequence TTGACCCAGTCGCCCTCTTCTCGCCCTCTTCTTCCTGGGTCGACCATTGGGGTGTTGGGGAGTGGACAACTGGGGCGCATGTTCGCCATCGCCGCTCGTCAGATGGGATATCGAGTGCACACCTTTTCTCCAGACACCGACACTCCTGCCGGTCAAGTATCGGATAAAGAATGGAAGGCATCGTACGACAACCACAAACTTCTTACCCAATTTTCAAAAAGTGTGGACGTGGTTACCTTTGAATTTGAAAATATTCCGGTGTCATCTGTTCAGGTGGTCGCTCAACATACACGGGTTCACCCAAAGGCGCAGGTTCTTTATATCAGTCAAAATCGATGGCGGGAAAAAAACTATTTGGCGAGCCACGGGTTTCCAGTCGCCCCCTTTCAGAAAGTCGGGAGTCTTGGAGAACTCACGAACGCCATAAAAAAGATCGGATTCCCTTGTGTTCTTAAAACGGCGGGGTTCGGTTATGATGGAAAAGGCCAGCGTAAAGTGGGGACTTGGGCAGAAGCCGAAACTGCTTTCAAAAGTTTTAATGGAGCCGAAGCTATTTTGGAAGGCTTTGTTTCATTTGAAAAGGAACTGTCGATCATCGCGGTTCGGGGTTCAGATGGAGCAGTTGATGATTTTGGCGTGATGGAAAACATTCATCGACAGCACATCTTAGATATGACGCTTTCCCCGGCGCGTGTTTCTCCATCAGTTGAAAAACGAGCCTGCCGCATGGCTCAGAAAATTTTGAAATCGCTCGATGTGGTGGGTGTGATGTGTGTGGAAATGTTTCTGGAAAAATCCGGGAAACTCATTGTGAACGAATTGGCTCCCCGGCCTCACAATTCGGGGCATCTCACCATTAACGCTTTTCAGACCAGTCAATTTGAGCAGCAACTGCGGGCCGTATGCGGTTTGCCTTTGGGCTCCACTGAGCGTTTGGCCCCAGCCGTTATGGTCAACTTGTTGGGAAATGAATGGTTAAAGAGAGAACCCCATTGGGAGAGAGCCTTGCGTGTACCTGGGGTGCATTTGCACCTTTATGGAAAAGATCAGGCTCGAGCTGGACGAAAAATGGGGCACATCACGGCCACCGGGCATTCTCTTCAAATGGCTCAAAGAGCCGCCTTGGCCGCTCGCCGCGCTCTTTAA